From Arvicanthis niloticus isolate mArvNil1 chromosome 22, mArvNil1.pat.X, whole genome shotgun sequence, the proteins below share one genomic window:
- the Slc39a3 gene encoding zinc transporter ZIP3, translating into MTKLLVAKLLCMVGVFFFMLLGSLLPVKVIESDFEKAHRSKKVLSLCNTFGGGVFLATCFNALLPAVRDKLQQVLSLGHISTDYPLAETLMMVGFFLTVFVEQLVLTFRRERPPFIDLETFNAGSDAGSDSEYESPFVGVGGRSHGLYPEPTAHTHGAGLRLRELGRPGPLRLLSLVFALSAHSVFEGLALGLQEEGERVVSLFVGVAVHETLVAVALGISMARSAVPLKDAAKLAVTVSAMIPVGIGLGLGIESARSVASSVASALLQGLAGGTFLFVTFLEILAKELEERREQLLKLLFLVLGYAALAGMVFLKW; encoded by the exons ATGACGAAGCTGCTGGTGGCCAAGCTCCTCTGCATGGTGGGAGTGTTCTTCTTCATGCTGCTGGGCTCTCTGCTGCCTGTGAAGGTCATCGAGTCTGACTTTGAGAAGGCTCACCGCTCGAAGAAGGTCCTCTCCCTCTGTAACACCTTCGGAGGTGGCGTCTTCCTGGCTACATGCTTTAATGCACTGCTGCCTGCAGTGAGGGATAAG CTGCAGCAGGTGCTGAGTCTCGGACACATCAGCACTGACTACCCTCTGGCAGAGACACTCATGATGGTGGGTTTCTTCCTCACGGTGTTCGTGGAACAGCTGGTGCTGACCTTCCGCCGGGAGCGGCCTCCCTTTATAGACCTGGAGACCTTCAACGCTGGCTCAGACGCGGGCAGCGACTCGGAGTACGAGAGCCCATTCGTGGGTGTGGGCGGCCGTAGTCACGGTCTGTACCCTGAGCCCACAGCGCACACCCATGGCGCAGGGCTGCGGCTACGGGAGCTGGGCCGCCCTGGGCCGCTGCGGCTGCTCAGCCTGGTCTTCGCGCTGTCCGCACACTCAGTGTTTGAGGGCCTGGCACTAGGGCTGCAGGAGGAGGGTGAACGTGTGGTCAGCCTGTTCGTTGGCGTGGCAGTCCACGAGACGCTGGTGGCAGTGGCCCTGGGCATCAGCATGGCCCGCAGCGCAGTACCCCTGAAGGACGCGGCCAAGTTGGCTGTGACTGTGAGTGCCATGATCCCAGTGGGCATTGGGCTGGGCCTGGGCATCGAGAGTGCCCGCAGCGTGGCCAGCAGCGTGGCATCGGCGCTGCTGCAGGGCCTGGCCGGTGGCACTTTCCTGTTTGTCACCTTCCTGGAGATCCTGGCCAAGGAGCTGGAGGAGAGGCGTGAGCAGCTGCTGAAGCTGCTGTTCCTGGTGCTGGGTTACGCCGCTCTGGCCGGCATGGTCTTTCTCAAGTGGTGA
- the Diras1 gene encoding GTP-binding protein Di-Ras1 has protein sequence MPEQSNDYRVVVFGAGGVGKSSLVLRFVKGTFRDTYIPTIEDTYRQVISCDKSVCTLQITDTTGSHQFPAMQRLSISKGHAFILVFSVTSKQSLDELSPIYKLIVQIKGSVEDIPIMLVGNKCDETQREVHTREAQAVAQEWKCAFMETSAKMNYNVKELFQELLTLETRRSVSLSVDGKRSSKQKRADRIKGKCALM, from the coding sequence ATGCCAGAACAGAGCAATGACTATCGTGTGGTCGTGTTCGGCGCAGGCGGCGTGGGCAAGAGCTCGCTGGTGCTCCGCTTTGTGAAGGGGACGTTTCGTGACACCTACATCCCCACCATAGAGGACACGTACCGGCAGGTGATCAGCTGTGACAAGAGCGTGTGTACACTGCAGATCACAGACACCACCGGCAGCCACCAGTTCCCGGCCATGCAGCGACTGTCCATCTCCAAGGGCCACGCCTTCATCCTGGTGTTCTCGGTGACCAGCAAACAGTCGCTGGACGAGCTGAGCCCCATCTACAAGCTCATCGTGCAGATCAAAGGCAGCGTGGAGGACATCCCCATCATGCTGGTAGGGAACAAGTGCGACGAGACGCAGAGGGAAGTGCACACCCGCGAGGCGCAGGCCGTCGCGCAGGAGTGGAAGTGCGCCTTCATGGAGACCTCGGCAAAGATGAACTACAACGTGAAGGAGCTGTTCCAGGAGCTGCTGACGTTGGAGACGCGCCGCAGCGTCAGCCTCAGCGTGGATGGCAAACGCTCCAGCAAGCAGAAGAGGGCTGACCGGATCAAGGGCAAGTGTGCGCTCATGTGA